The Trichoderma breve strain T069 chromosome 2, whole genome shotgun sequence DNA segment CAAAGGGTGATTTTGATTGCATCCTTTAAATGGCCTTCTGTCGGGCAGTAGGGGCACTTGTACCTCGAGCCCTTTGCCATGTTGTGCAAACTCTCTCTGCAAATGACATGTCCGCACGGGATCATCATTGCGGGGTTCTGCTCTGTTGTCTGTTCCTTGCTGACGGGGCACACAAAGATGGAGTGGTAGATCATAGATGGCGGGAGCGGTGTTTCAAAGGCCAACTCGTTCTCCGTCGTCCAttccgtcttcttttccttcatGTAGGTTGTGTATTTGATGAGCCGCGGGAGAGCGATAGATCCAGCCGTGACGGCGACATAGAGCGGTGATTCTGCCGACAGGCCCAAGAGAGAGCAGAATTCTCTGGTGAAGGAGGCGGAGACGTCTTCAAAGGCCGAGTCGATCTGGAAGATGTGCCGGTACGGGGATGATTCAATATTGGGCGCAAAGACCATTGCTCCGCACAGCTGCTGGATATCCTTCAGATGCCTCGTCTGGAAACGAGCAAAGTTCTCTCTTGCATATCTCAGCGCGCCCATTTGCCCGTTATTCTCATCATCCGGAAGACCATTCACCTCTGGGCCCTTGAACAGCCAGACAAATTGTAGCTTGCACAGTTCAAACTCCAGGTTGCTTCCCGTCGCCTCTAGTCTGCTGTTGTTTTGGCGCGCCCACTTGATCGCCGGGCCCAGATTCCTGTTTCTCAGTTCCGAAAGGAGGCTGTACATTTCTGCAAACTGCCCTTGTAGGTCTTCGGGATAATCGTTGGCTCCGTGACCGCCGCCTTCCTCCCCCACCCCGTCTTCTTGTATCAtatcgtcatctccatcttcgtccGTCCGTGCCGTCCGAGGAGACCAGGCGGCGTCTAATGAATGGAGGGGTTGGTCTCGTGACTCGCGGACAAATGTCGATGCAACGGAAAACTGGCCCTCCCGAACGAGATGCATGGCGATAGCGCGATTTATGAGTCCGGCGTGATCGGCCATGGCGTCTGTTTCCATCGGTAGTTCTCTATGCGGCAGGGCCTTTGAAGAAACGATCAAAGTCAGCATTTTATGTGCAAGCCAGGCAGAGAGTTGATGGATTTAGAGGCGTACCTTGTCTAGGGCTTTTCCGAAGCTCCGCTGTGCCTTTGTTACATCTTTGAGATCattggtgatggcatcaaggCGATCCTTGACGGGGTTTTGAAGTGTTGTCATTGCCATGCTAATTCGATGAGAGTCGGCGTCCGCTTCCGAGATAAGACATGTTAGCTACAATCCAAAGTCATTGTAGTGAAGTGAGGGGATCAcacaccagcagcaacctGCTCTCGGGCAGCCACGAGGTAATCGATAATCTTGTCAACATCTTGGATGGCGGCTGTAAGATTCGAC contains these protein-coding regions:
- a CDS encoding RING-type zinc-finger domain-containing protein encodes the protein MAALGGDIASPFGPLQAELSRMRRSNLTAAIQDVDKIIDYLVAAREQVAAADADSHRISMAMTTLQNPVKDRLDAITNDLKDVTKAQRSFGKALDKALPHRELPMETDAMADHAGLINRAIAMHLVREGQFSVASTFVRESRDQPLHSLDAAWSPRTARTDEDGDDDMIQEDGVGEEGGGHGANDYPEDLQGQFAEMYSLLSELRNRNLGPAIKWARQNNSRLEATGSNLEFELCKLQFVWLFKGPEVNGLPDDENNGQMGALRYARENFARFQTRHLKDIQQLCGAMVFAPNIESSPYRHIFQIDSAFEDVSASFTREFCSLLGLSAESPLYVAVTAGSIALPRLIKYTTYMKEKKTEWTTENELAFETPLPPSMIYHSIFVCPVSKEQTTEQNPAMMIPCGHVICRESLHNMAKGSRYKCPYCPTEGHLKDAIKITL